In Pirellula sp. SH-Sr6A, the DNA window GAGACCAAGCATGTTCTCATTCACCTTCTTTCTTGTTTCTTCATCAATTTCACTTTGTATTGACAGGTATTTCCTGGCAAGAGGCGTATCCGCATCAAAGCTTTTCATATCAAAGGTAATGGACGATTTTTTGTCATCATTAATAACTAGATGTCCATCCTTTAGTCGCCCCTCGACTGCGTGTTGATGGCCTACCAAACCTGCCTTGTCTACAAAAATGAAAACGCGGCTGAATTCGGTGTTGATTTCCCCTGCTACCCAATTTTTTTCAGTCCCGTTCTGCGCGGTCGCGTGGGAAACAAACCAACCTAGCAGCAGAAGGACAGACATTGTGATCTTGCACGCCAAGACTGATCGCTTCTGGGTTAATGACTCCTTGAGCCATGCGATCTGCTTGCAAGTGTTTGCGAATAATAGATTTGCTCTCACCTCGAAATCCTTTCGTCGTTAGGATGAGACTGGTTGCAATGGAGCGCCTGATTGCAAAAGAAGTATGCGGATCACGTTAGCATGCAGTCGGCATCATTGACTAGTCGGAAAAGCAGAGACCGTGAATTTTTTTTGTCATCGTACTTGGATCGTCGCGCTCATTGCGATGGTTGCGATCCCCTTTGCACTGAATG includes these proteins:
- a CDS encoding YceI family protein, coding for MRANLLFANTCKQIAWLKESLTQKRSVLACKITMSVLLLLGWFVSHATAQNGTEKNWVAGEINTEFSRVFIFVDKAGLVGHQHAVEGRLKDGHLVINDDKKSSITFDMKSFDADTPLARKYLSIQSEIDEETRKKVNENMLGLEILSVEHYPEATLKNVKWKPTGKTSKRNLPEYLLEGNFTLHKTTRPIQAVCDAELKDGWLHVRGAFRILQSDYRIKPFSKMMGTVGVKDELRIYGDLWVVPAS